The Candidatus Polarisedimenticolia bacterium genome has a segment encoding these proteins:
- a CDS encoding TolC family protein, whose product MNRWSRRILSGILAFACLAPAGPGPRAQESPPAATPAAAGDLPAAPLSLAEVLKSSLEKNLDLIITRFDPKIAETSITAAEAAFDPQVFGSAQVGEDNSPQADRLSGEFVSASKDRTFSASYIDPLRIGSTFQFDVFANRHLPGDPGPTYFSQALATYTQPLLRNFGKKVNETQITIARNNRDMSRSRFRQVVMDTLSTSEKAYWDLNFAIMNLKTTEASLKLAEDFLGQTEIKVKVGTLPPIEITQAQAGVADREEAVILAKNAILTAEDNLRQLMNIPPDSPLWKQPIQPTDQPQVLDKVIDMDEAIRTALRQRPDLEQARLDLANREADLVFRRNQKLYRLDLIARYGASGLAGNFFVRDPVTGAILLDPGGRPLIDSTGVGQTFSDIAQRDSSTWSAELQLGIPIRNRAAEAAYAASHYEEERSKVTIEQLEQGARVEARNAVRQIETNLKRVKAAQVNTKLQHEKLDAEQKKYANGMSTTFQILQFQTDLTSAESRENQAIVDYNKSLVELDRVLGILLDTRNITIAE is encoded by the coding sequence ATGAACAGGTGGTCCCGACGCATACTGTCCGGAATTCTGGCCTTCGCCTGCCTGGCCCCGGCCGGGCCGGGCCCGAGAGCCCAGGAGTCTCCGCCCGCCGCGACCCCGGCCGCTGCCGGCGACCTTCCCGCCGCGCCGCTCTCGCTGGCGGAGGTGCTGAAATCTTCGCTCGAGAAGAACCTCGATCTCATCATCACCCGGTTCGATCCGAAGATCGCGGAGACCAGCATCACGGCGGCCGAGGCGGCCTTCGATCCGCAGGTCTTCGGCAGCGCCCAGGTCGGCGAGGACAACTCGCCGCAGGCGGACCGCCTCAGCGGAGAGTTCGTCAGCGCCTCCAAAGACAGGACCTTCTCCGCGAGCTACATCGACCCGCTGCGGATCGGGAGCACCTTCCAGTTCGACGTCTTCGCGAACCGGCACCTGCCGGGCGATCCGGGCCCGACCTACTTCTCCCAGGCGCTCGCCACCTACACGCAGCCTTTGCTGCGGAACTTCGGGAAGAAGGTGAACGAGACTCAGATCACCATCGCCCGGAACAACCGGGACATGAGCCGCTCGCGCTTCCGGCAGGTCGTCATGGATACCCTGTCGACCTCGGAGAAGGCCTACTGGGATCTGAATTTCGCCATCATGAACCTTAAGACGACCGAGGCCTCCCTGAAGCTGGCGGAGGACTTCCTGGGCCAGACCGAGATCAAGGTCAAGGTGGGCACCCTTCCCCCCATCGAGATCACCCAGGCGCAGGCGGGGGTGGCCGATCGTGAGGAGGCGGTGATTCTGGCCAAGAACGCCATCCTCACCGCCGAGGACAACCTGCGGCAGCTGATGAACATCCCGCCCGATTCGCCGCTGTGGAAGCAGCCGATCCAGCCGACCGATCAGCCCCAGGTCCTGGACAAGGTGATCGACATGGACGAGGCGATCCGGACGGCGCTGCGGCAGCGCCCCGATCTCGAGCAGGCGCGGCTCGATCTCGCCAATCGCGAAGCGGATCTGGTCTTCCGGCGCAACCAGAAGCTCTACCGCCTCGATCTGATCGCGCGCTACGGCGCGAGCGGTCTGGCGGGGAATTTCTTCGTGCGAGATCCGGTCACGGGCGCGATCCTTCTCGACCCCGGGGGCCGGCCCTTGATCGACTCGACGGGCGTCGGACAGACCTTCAGCGACATCGCCCAGCGGGATTCGAGCACCTGGAGCGCCGAGCTGCAGCTCGGGATTCCGATCCGGAACCGGGCCGCCGAAGCGGCCTACGCCGCCTCGCACTATGAGGAGGAGCGCTCGAAGGTCACGATCGAGCAGCTGGAGCAGGGAGCCCGGGTGGAGGCCCGCAACGCGGTGCGCCAGATCGAGACCAACCTCAAGCGGGTCAAGGCGGCGCAGGTCAATACCAAGCTCCAGCACGAGAAGCTGGACGCGGAGCAGAAGAAATACGCCAACGGGATGAGCACCACCTTTCAGATCCTCCAGTTCCAGACCGAC